Proteins encoded in a region of the bacterium genome:
- a CDS encoding PDZ domain-containing protein — MVLRNWLLLMTVLLIAGSAAASDFDPTDMRLLRNPDIHGDTVVFVQGGDLWTVPAAGGNARRLTSHVGFESQPKFSPDGRWIAFSGDYDGNNDVYVVPAGGGEPRRLTWHPLHDRVIDWEPDGKSVRFQTSRSSFHMREQQLWTVPLEGGLPTEMILPSGGLSSWSPDGKRLAYNRITREQRTWKRYKGGMAQNIWIYDFAADNTLQVTDWPGTENFPMWHGDTIYFTSDRTDKLQIWAYDVPTGAFRQVTRHKEYDVKNPSLGPDSIVYENGGWLWVLDLATEKSRRVKVELNDDRFLTRPHWASVSDHITDSAPGPDAKRVVFSAHGDIFTVPAEKGEVRNLTSTPGINEIRPAWSPDGKLVAYYSDRGGEYELHVRPGDGTGEEKRLTKGNETYYFGLLWSPDSEKILTYDAEMNLRWVDAEGGEQHHISQGNARRTFDASWSPDSRWVAYAEQEANGFRSIFLHDTEKGETTRVTSSFTDEDAPAFDREGKYLFFTSQRIFNPRFAGFDRTPFWTDTQGLYLVTLQADAERPFPFESDEVSVDQDDEEKDDEEKEDAEEGDDEDEEEGEDDSQDKATVIDLEGLGARLVALDVEPGRYWGLECAADKLYYMSRRAGAEDSAIMLFDMEEREAKTVLDNADGFDLSADGQKILYASKDSYGLVDAAADQKPSDKPLRIAEMRARVEPRAEWRQNFVDAWRLEGDFFYDPGLHGVDWQAMRDRYGQLVPYITDRRDLDYVLGELIAELGAGHAYVRPGGDRPTPERVGVGLLGCDFELDAAAGRYRLTGILTERDWNKNQRTPLFGPGLDIDEGDYLLAVDGVDLAPPGNPYALFEGKVDKQVALTVAAAPDGETREVVVRPIDADVPLRYVRWVERNRRLVAEMTDNRVGYLHLPDTAFDGAQAFAQAYYPQTRMEGLVIDERYNGGGFIPDFFLNVLNQKFLNMWKPRHGQNWRTPDTAFNGPMVMVSNAHAGSGGDALPYYFKRWEIGKVVGMRTWGGLVGYATYVGLMGGGHVTFPEFGLYDLDGEWDVENHGVDPDIEVDNLPHLVIQGRDPQLEKAVDVILQELKQREKLPDAPRYPRDR, encoded by the coding sequence ATGGTTCTTCGCAACTGGCTATTGCTGATGACGGTCCTACTCATCGCCGGATCGGCCGCAGCCTCCGACTTCGATCCCACCGACATGCGCCTGCTGCGCAATCCCGACATCCACGGCGACACCGTCGTCTTCGTCCAGGGCGGAGACCTGTGGACCGTGCCGGCGGCGGGCGGAAACGCGCGGCGCCTCACCAGTCACGTCGGTTTCGAGTCGCAGCCCAAGTTCTCGCCCGACGGCCGGTGGATCGCCTTCTCCGGCGACTACGACGGCAACAACGATGTCTACGTGGTGCCCGCCGGGGGCGGCGAACCTCGGCGCCTCACCTGGCACCCGCTCCATGACCGCGTGATCGACTGGGAGCCCGACGGGAAGTCCGTCCGCTTCCAGACCTCGCGCTCCTCGTTCCACATGCGCGAGCAGCAGCTGTGGACGGTGCCGCTCGAGGGCGGCCTGCCCACCGAGATGATCCTGCCGTCGGGCGGCCTGTCCAGCTGGTCGCCCGACGGCAAGCGGCTGGCCTACAACCGCATCACGCGCGAGCAGCGTACCTGGAAGCGCTACAAGGGCGGCATGGCCCAGAACATCTGGATCTACGACTTCGCGGCCGACAACACGCTGCAGGTCACCGACTGGCCCGGCACCGAGAACTTCCCCATGTGGCACGGCGACACCATCTACTTCACCAGCGACCGGACCGACAAGCTGCAGATCTGGGCCTACGACGTGCCCACCGGCGCGTTCCGTCAGGTCACCAGGCACAAGGAGTACGACGTCAAGAACCCGAGCCTGGGGCCCGACAGCATCGTCTACGAGAACGGCGGCTGGCTGTGGGTGCTGGATCTGGCCACCGAGAAATCCCGTCGCGTCAAGGTCGAGCTCAACGACGACCGCTTCCTCACGCGGCCCCACTGGGCGAGCGTCTCCGACCACATCACGGACTCGGCACCGGGGCCCGACGCCAAGCGCGTCGTCTTCTCGGCGCACGGCGACATCTTCACCGTGCCGGCGGAGAAGGGCGAGGTGCGCAACCTCACGTCCACGCCCGGGATCAACGAGATCCGGCCGGCCTGGTCGCCGGACGGCAAGCTCGTCGCCTACTACAGCGACCGCGGCGGCGAATACGAGCTCCACGTCAGGCCCGGCGACGGCACCGGCGAGGAGAAGCGGCTCACCAAGGGCAACGAGACCTACTACTTCGGCCTGCTGTGGTCGCCCGACAGCGAGAAGATCCTCACCTACGACGCCGAGATGAACCTGCGCTGGGTCGATGCCGAGGGCGGCGAGCAGCACCACATCAGCCAGGGCAACGCGCGACGCACCTTCGACGCGTCCTGGAGCCCCGACAGCCGCTGGGTGGCCTACGCCGAGCAGGAGGCCAACGGTTTCCGTTCGATCTTCCTGCACGACACGGAAAAGGGCGAGACCACGCGCGTGACCAGCTCCTTCACGGACGAGGACGCGCCGGCCTTCGACCGCGAGGGCAAGTACCTGTTCTTCACCTCGCAGCGCATCTTCAATCCCCGCTTCGCCGGTTTCGACCGCACGCCCTTCTGGACGGACACCCAGGGCCTCTACCTGGTGACGCTGCAGGCCGACGCCGAGCGCCCCTTCCCCTTCGAGAGCGACGAGGTCTCCGTCGACCAGGATGATGAAGAGAAGGATGATGAAGAGAAGGAGGACGCCGAGGAGGGCGATGACGAGGACGAGGAGGAAGGCGAGGACGACTCGCAGGACAAGGCCACCGTGATCGACCTGGAGGGCCTCGGCGCCCGCCTGGTCGCCCTGGACGTGGAGCCCGGACGCTACTGGGGACTGGAATGCGCCGCCGACAAGCTGTACTACATGTCCCGCCGCGCCGGGGCCGAAGATTCCGCCATCATGCTCTTCGACATGGAGGAGCGCGAGGCCAAGACGGTGCTGGACAACGCCGACGGTTTCGATCTGTCCGCCGACGGCCAGAAGATCCTCTACGCCAGCAAAGATTCCTACGGCCTCGTCGACGCCGCCGCGGATCAGAAGCCCTCGGACAAGCCGCTGCGGATCGCGGAGATGCGCGCCAGAGTCGAACCGCGCGCCGAGTGGCGGCAGAACTTCGTCGACGCCTGGCGCCTCGAGGGTGACTTCTTCTACGATCCGGGCCTGCACGGCGTCGACTGGCAGGCCATGCGCGACCGCTACGGCCAGCTGGTCCCCTACATCACCGACCGGCGCGACCTGGACTACGTGCTCGGGGAGCTGATCGCCGAACTGGGCGCCGGGCACGCGTACGTGCGCCCCGGCGGAGACCGTCCGACGCCCGAGCGGGTGGGGGTCGGCCTGCTCGGCTGCGACTTCGAGCTCGATGCCGCCGCCGGGCGCTACCGGCTGACCGGCATCCTCACCGAGCGGGACTGGAACAAGAACCAGCGCACACCGCTCTTCGGCCCCGGTCTCGACATCGACGAGGGCGACTACCTGCTGGCGGTCGACGGCGTGGACCTGGCCCCGCCCGGGAACCCCTACGCCCTGTTCGAGGGCAAGGTCGACAAACAGGTCGCCCTGACCGTGGCCGCGGCGCCCGACGGCGAGACACGCGAGGTCGTCGTCCGGCCCATCGATGCGGACGTTCCCCTGCGCTACGTGAGGTGGGTGGAACGCAATCGCCGCCTCGTCGCCGAGATGACCGACAACCGGGTCGGCTACCTGCACCTGCCCGACACGGCTTTCGACGGCGCGCAGGCCTTCGCCCAGGCCTATTACCCGCAGACCCGCATGGAGGGCCTGGTCATCGACGAGCGTTACAACGGGGGCGGTTTCATCCCCGACTTCTTCCTCAACGTCCTGAACCAGAAGTTCCTCAACATGTGGAAGCCCCGGCACGGCCAGAACTGGCGCACGCCCGACACGGCCTTCAACGGCCCGATGGTCATGGTCAGCAACGCCCACGCGGGCTCCGGCGGCGACGCCCTGCCCTACTACTTCAAGCGCTGGGAGATCGGCAAGGTGGTCGGCATGCGCACCTGGGGCGGACTGGTGGGATATGCCACCTACGTCGGCCTGATGGGCGGCGGACACGTGACCTTTCCCGAGTTCGGCCTCTACGACCTCGATGGCGAATGGGACGTGGAAAACCACGGCGTGGACCCGGACATCGAGGTGGACAACCTGCCCCACCTAGTGATCCAGGGGCGCGATCCGCAGCTGGAAAAAGCCGTGGACGTGATCCTGCAGGAGCTGAAGCAGCGCGAGAAGCTGCCCGACGCGCCGCGTTACCCGCGGGACCGCTAG
- a CDS encoding D-alanyl-D-alanine carboxypeptidase, translating into MFRTDAPDFTFGTMPMFAPILFLVLAGLLAPAAAGAEAVTGDYAAAVLMDARTGEVLFAENEHEPLPPASMVKMMTELIVLELEAEGEIGSDDQVLVSAKASKMGGSQVYLKQGESFTVHELLLALSIHSANDAAVALAEHVAGSVEAFVDLMNSRARALGMHDTRFHFVHGLPPGWRQEADLSSAYDMALLGRELSTHPEALAWAVSDQVPFRDGRFILTNPNPLVGNFRGLEGIKTGFHSQAGYCLTAAATQKGVRLISVVMGASTDENRGLETTRLLARGFDTYTKLTLVAAAGGVCAETVAVKGGRWQRAPLAFAEPLVVGVPRDRSDEVVFRYELPDRIEAPLPAGEVVGRAVAELDGHDLGAVDLMVSEDVEKGGFWDRLFKR; encoded by the coding sequence ATGTTCCGCACGGATGCCCCTGACTTTACGTTCGGCACCATGCCGATGTTCGCGCCGATCCTGTTCCTCGTTCTCGCGGGCCTGCTCGCGCCGGCGGCCGCCGGCGCGGAAGCCGTCACGGGCGACTACGCGGCCGCCGTGCTGATGGACGCGCGCACCGGCGAAGTGCTCTTCGCCGAGAACGAGCACGAGCCGCTGCCGCCGGCGTCGATGGTGAAGATGATGACCGAGCTGATCGTGCTCGAGCTGGAGGCCGAGGGTGAAATCGGCAGCGACGATCAGGTGCTCGTCTCGGCCAAGGCCAGCAAGATGGGCGGCTCGCAGGTCTACCTCAAGCAGGGCGAGTCATTCACCGTCCACGAGCTGCTGTTGGCGCTGTCAATCCACTCCGCCAACGACGCCGCGGTCGCCCTGGCGGAGCACGTGGCCGGCAGCGTGGAGGCGTTCGTCGATCTGATGAACAGCCGCGCACGGGCCCTGGGCATGCACGATACGAGATTCCACTTCGTGCACGGCCTGCCTCCGGGATGGCGCCAGGAGGCGGACCTCTCCTCGGCCTACGACATGGCGCTGCTCGGCCGCGAACTCAGCACGCATCCCGAGGCGCTGGCCTGGGCGGTCAGCGACCAGGTGCCCTTCCGCGACGGCCGATTCATCCTGACCAACCCCAATCCGCTGGTAGGCAATTTCCGCGGCCTCGAGGGCATCAAGACCGGTTTCCACAGCCAGGCCGGCTACTGCCTGACCGCCGCCGCCACCCAGAAGGGCGTGAGGCTGATCTCGGTCGTGATGGGCGCCTCCACCGACGAGAACCGCGGCCTGGAGACCACGCGCCTGTTGGCCCGCGGCTTCGACACCTACACCAAGCTCACGCTGGTGGCCGCGGCCGGCGGCGTGTGCGCCGAGACCGTCGCCGTCAAGGGCGGCAGGTGGCAGCGTGCGCCCCTGGCCTTCGCGGAGCCGCTCGTCGTGGGCGTGCCCAGGGACCGTAGCGACGAGGTCGTGTTCCGCTACGAGCTGCCCGACAGGATCGAGGCGCCGCTGCCCGCGGGCGAGGTCGTGGGACGCGCCGTCGCCGAGCTGGACGGGCACGACCTCGGCGCCGTCGATCTCATGGTGTCGGAAGACGTCGAGAAGGGCGGGTTCTGGGACAGGCTCTTCAAGCGGTGA
- a CDS encoding sulfatase, producing MRRYTIVFLLALTTLQCARPRPEPGYLGPVFGPGPRRVVVVSLDCLRADHLGCYGYDRTTSPRLDALCEESVRFARATAPHNWTLPSHASLFTGLYTRGHGVRKASQVVPQGTPFLAESLQEAGFATAAFTGGFYMASRFALDRGFDTYWTSPKIYDQWAGILERGEDWLTDHADEDVFLFLHTYEIHMPFSPPDDYVEKILGYRDTKVAGSVQDYVKYRDDAAPEIAAEIVGRYDAGILYTDDLLGGFLDRLDASGLADNMLLIVASDHGEAFYEHGIWGHGNELLGAPLTDVPLIVRLPRTVFPAFAGKVVEDEVSFLDIMPTVLDAAGVEPGSCIDGFSLLPELIGRPVNATDAEARDRRTVEIDGEETLLGLCESRHYVSLRAGGWSIVVQGPVSAEGDTLDRARPSQVDNSLECWPALYHIARDPGELEPLPLEGATASALSEAAARLAGRPGAQDAAPPESEIPAKVRQQLKALGYL from the coding sequence ATGCGCAGATACACGATCGTCTTCCTGCTCGCGCTGACCACCCTGCAATGCGCCAGACCCCGGCCCGAACCGGGGTACCTCGGCCCGGTGTTCGGCCCCGGGCCCAGGCGCGTCGTGGTCGTCTCCCTGGACTGCCTGCGGGCGGACCATCTCGGCTGCTACGGGTACGACAGGACCACCAGTCCGCGTCTGGACGCGTTGTGCGAAGAGAGCGTCCGCTTCGCGCGGGCGACCGCTCCCCACAACTGGACTCTGCCCTCGCACGCCTCGCTGTTCACGGGGCTGTATACGCGAGGACACGGCGTACGCAAGGCAAGCCAGGTCGTCCCCCAGGGAACCCCGTTCCTGGCCGAGTCCCTGCAAGAAGCCGGATTCGCCACCGCCGCCTTCACCGGCGGCTTCTACATGGCGAGCCGGTTCGCCCTAGACCGCGGTTTCGACACCTACTGGACCTCGCCGAAGATCTACGACCAGTGGGCGGGGATCCTGGAGCGAGGCGAGGACTGGCTCACCGACCACGCCGACGAGGATGTGTTCCTGTTCCTGCACACCTACGAGATCCACATGCCCTTCTCGCCGCCCGACGACTACGTGGAGAAGATACTGGGTTACCGCGACACCAAGGTCGCGGGCAGCGTCCAGGATTATGTGAAATACAGGGACGACGCCGCACCGGAGATCGCCGCCGAGATCGTGGGCCGCTACGACGCCGGCATCCTCTACACCGACGACCTGCTGGGCGGATTTCTCGACCGGCTCGACGCGTCCGGGCTTGCCGACAACATGCTGTTGATCGTCGCCAGCGACCACGGCGAGGCGTTCTACGAGCACGGAATCTGGGGTCACGGCAACGAGTTGCTCGGGGCCCCGCTCACGGACGTGCCCTTGATCGTACGGCTGCCCCGCACGGTCTTTCCCGCTTTCGCCGGCAAGGTCGTCGAGGACGAGGTCAGCTTCCTGGACATCATGCCCACGGTGCTGGACGCCGCCGGCGTGGAGCCAGGTAGCTGCATCGACGGCTTCTCGCTGCTGCCCGAGCTGATCGGGCGTCCCGTGAACGCGACGGACGCGGAGGCGCGCGACCGCCGCACGGTGGAGATCGACGGCGAAGAGACGCTGCTGGGTCTCTGCGAGTCGCGCCATTACGTGTCGCTGCGCGCCGGCGGGTGGTCGATCGTCGTACAGGGACCCGTATCCGCAGAAGGCGATACGCTGGATAGGGCCAGGCCCTCTCAGGTGGACAACAGCCTGGAGTGCTGGCCCGCCCTCTACCACATCGCGCGCGATCCCGGGGAACTCGAACCGCTGCCGCTGGAGGGCGCGACCGCCTCAGCGTTGAGCGAGGCGGCGGCGCGCCTGGCCGGTCGACCCGGCGCACAGGATGCGGCGCCCCCGGAATCGGAGATCCCGGCCAAGGTCCGCCAGCAGCTCAAGGCGCTGGGTTACCTCTGA